AATAAGAGTTTTGTAATAACAGGTAAGTTATCAAAACCAAGAAATTATTTTAAAGATTTATTGGAAGAATATGGAGCAAAAATAATTGATACAGTAAGTAAAAAAACAGATTTTCTCTTAGCTGGAGAAGAAGCCGGAAGTAAACTAGATAAAGCACAAAAATTAGGAATAAAAATAATTACAGAAATCGAATTTAACGGAATGATTGGAGAATAGTATGAAAATAAATATTGAATTAATTAAAGCTCTTGAACAAGATGCAATGCTAGATTTATCAGATGAAGAATTAAATAAGATTTTAAAATTTGAAAATGATATTTTAGAAAAATTTGAAAAAGTTTTTTCAATTAATACTGATAATGTAAAAGAACTTTATTATCCTTTTGAAATTTATAATACTTATTTAAGAGAAGATGACAATACAAGCGTTATTTCAAAAGAGGCAATCTTATCAAATGCAATTGATAGTGATGAGGATTTTATTGTTATAGCAAAGGTGGTTAAATAGAATGAATTTTAAAAATATTACAATTAGAGAGCTGCATGATAAATTAGTTAATAAAGAAATATCACCAAAAGAACTTATAAAATCTACAATTGAAAATGCAAAAAAACATTTGGGTAGTAATTTTTTAATTACATTATGTGAAAAAGAAGCAATTGAAAATGTAGAGAAATTTTCAAGTAAAATTGATGAAAAAAATTTTTTATGATCAATTCCTTATGTTTCAAAAGATAATATTGCAACAAAAGGAATATTGACTACATCAGGTTCTAAAATACTATCAAATTATTATCCACCATTTGATGCAACAATTACTGAAATTTTAAATGAAAAAAATTCTGTAATGATTGGAAAAACTGCTCTTGATGAATTAGGAATGGGGGGAACAGGTTTATTTAGCTTTAATGGAGAAGTTAGAAATCCTTATGACAATGAGAGATTAATTGGGGGAAGTTCAAGTGGAAGTACTTATGCTGTTTGTGAAGGAATTGTGCCTTTTTCAATTGGAACAGATACAGGAGACTCAATAAGAAAACCTGCAAGCTTCGCAGGAATTGTTGGGTTTAAACCTACATATGGTTCAATTTCAAGATATGGTGTAGCACCATATGCTCCAAGTCTAGATCATGTCGGATTTTTTACAAATAATATTGAGGATATGGCTGTAATTTGTGATAGTACTTTTAAATATGATTTAAAGGATTTTACTTCAATTGATAATAGTATAAAATTTTTAGATAATTTGAATAATAAGAAAAAAGTAAAATTTGGTTTTATTAAACATGTTGAAAAATTTATGGAAGGTAAAGTAAAAAGAAGTTATGAAAAATTTTTCAATTATTTAAAAAAAGATGGACATAAAGTAATTAAAGTAGATTTTGATAAAAAATTATTAGATGCAATACCTGCAATTTATATGATGATTTCTTTTGCAGAAGGAGTTTCAACGAATGCAAATTTAGATGGGATTAAATTTGGACTTAGACAACCTGGAGAAGATTACAAACAAATAATAACTAATTCAAGAACTAAGGGATTTGGAGATACAGTAAAAAGAAGATTTATCATTGGAAGTTACCAATTAAAATCTGAAAATCAAGAACTTTTACTTGCTAAATCAAAAAAAGTAAGAAGATTGATTGTTAATGAATTAAATAAAATTTATGAACAAATAGATATTTTGATATTTCCTCCTTCTTTAAAACCTGCTCCTTTAGTTAAAAATGTTTTGGGGACTGATGTTGAGGAAAGAGAAGATAATGATG
This genomic window from Spiroplasma taiwanense CT-1 contains:
- the gatC gene encoding Asp-tRNA(Asn)/Glu-tRNA(Gln) amidotransferase subunit GatC, with translation MKINIELIKALEQDAMLDLSDEELNKILKFENDILEKFEKVFSINTDNVKELYYPFEIYNTYLREDDNTSVISKEAILSNAIDSDEDFIVIAKVVK
- a CDS encoding amidase family protein, which gives rise to MNFKNITIRELHDKLVNKEISPKELIKSTIENAKKHLGSNFLITLCEKEAIENVEKFSSKIDEKNFLWSIPYVSKDNIATKGILTTSGSKILSNYYPPFDATITEILNEKNSVMIGKTALDELGMGGTGLFSFNGEVRNPYDNERLIGGSSSGSTYAVCEGIVPFSIGTDTGDSIRKPASFAGIVGFKPTYGSISRYGVAPYAPSLDHVGFFTNNIEDMAVICDSTFKYDLKDFTSIDNSIKFLDNLNNKKKVKFGFIKHVEKFMEGKVKRSYEKFFNYLKKDGHKVIKVDFDKKLLDAIPAIYMMISFAEGVSTNANLDGIKFGLRQPGEDYKQIITNSRTKGFGDTVKRRFIIGSYQLKSENQELLLAKSKKVRRLIVNELNKIYEQIDILIFPPSLKPAPLVKNVLGTDVEEREDNDAAFLDDLLILSNLNGMPSITLPFIKENELPIGINLNAKPKEDLFLLQISKYVEDLINKLNKGGEFDE